A genomic region of Serratia fonticola contains the following coding sequences:
- the torA gene encoding trimethylamine-N-oxide reductase TorA encodes MSKYLQKPLAMSRRRFLTGASALAAVPLLAGLWPKSALAEAISQALPQFVALRQAQKGILTGAHWGAFEALVQDGKMVGVMPVKDDPYPNDLITMAPYQVHAENRIKYPMVRKSWLEGGPGSRTELRGNDEWVRVSWDKAIDLVSNEIARLQKDHGPQSIYAGSYGWKSVGMLHNSRTLLQRLMNLSGGFLGYAGDYSTGAAQVIMSHVVGSMEVYEQQTAWPNVIENSQLVILWGCNPMITLKNSWNVPDHVGQTGFEALKKKGTRVISIDPVHNDSAKFVGAQWIAPRPYTDSAMLIGIAHTLLTEKLHNPDFLKTYTVGFDKFQAYLLGETDGTPKTAEWAADISGVDAEVLRQLARDMAKQRTMIMGGWGIQRQHHGEQQHWLLVTVAAMLGQIGLPGGGFGFSYHYSSGGSPTAKGGILSGISAGNAPKNSPAPIPVARIAECLSNPGKTIHFNGTDVTYPDVKMVYVAGGNTFHQHQDTNNLVKAWQRPETIVVNEPYWTATAKHADIVLPATTSYERNDLEMGGDYSQLYVFPMHQCVPPQHESRNDFDIFAAMAAKLGVLDAFTEGKDETQWLKGMYDDMKQQARAARVALPPFDMFWQSNNYIRFPIPEENKQWVRFADYRENPLLNPLGTPSGKIEIYSDAISKMEYLDCKGIPTWMPPHEWYRGPEAAKYPLSLNTAHPINRLHSQLDNTPLRKKYAVADREAILIHPEDAKARNITNGDLVRAFNDRGQILVGAIVSEDVRPGAVRISEGAWYDPADPATPGSICKNGNVNCLTFDIGSSSLAQGNCGQMAQLEIEKYQGQVLKNTAHDVPAGA; translated from the coding sequence ATGAGCAAATATCTACAAAAACCATTGGCCATGAGCCGCCGCCGTTTTCTGACCGGGGCTAGCGCACTGGCCGCTGTGCCATTGCTGGCAGGCCTCTGGCCTAAATCGGCGTTGGCTGAAGCCATCAGCCAGGCATTGCCGCAGTTTGTGGCTCTACGTCAGGCACAGAAAGGCATTCTGACCGGGGCACACTGGGGCGCCTTTGAGGCTCTCGTTCAGGACGGAAAAATGGTCGGCGTGATGCCGGTCAAAGACGATCCTTATCCTAACGACCTGATCACCATGGCACCTTATCAGGTACATGCGGAAAACCGTATCAAGTACCCCATGGTACGTAAAAGCTGGCTGGAAGGCGGCCCTGGTAGCCGTACTGAACTGCGTGGTAACGATGAGTGGGTGCGTGTCAGTTGGGATAAAGCCATCGATCTGGTCAGTAATGAAATCGCTCGCTTGCAGAAAGATCACGGCCCTCAGTCTATTTATGCCGGGTCTTACGGCTGGAAAAGCGTCGGGATGCTGCACAATAGCCGTACCCTGCTGCAACGGCTGATGAACCTCAGCGGCGGTTTCCTGGGCTATGCCGGTGACTATTCGACCGGTGCAGCGCAGGTGATCATGTCGCATGTGGTTGGCTCAATGGAAGTATACGAACAGCAAACCGCCTGGCCAAACGTGATCGAAAATAGCCAACTGGTGATCCTGTGGGGCTGTAACCCGATGATCACGCTGAAAAACAGCTGGAACGTGCCCGATCACGTCGGCCAGACTGGCTTTGAAGCGCTGAAGAAGAAAGGCACGCGCGTCATCAGTATCGATCCGGTGCACAATGACAGTGCCAAATTTGTCGGCGCGCAGTGGATCGCGCCACGTCCGTACACGGACAGTGCGATGTTGATCGGCATCGCCCATACCCTGTTGACGGAAAAACTGCATAATCCGGACTTCCTGAAAACCTATACCGTCGGGTTTGACAAGTTCCAGGCTTATCTGTTGGGTGAAACCGACGGCACGCCGAAAACGGCCGAGTGGGCCGCCGATATCAGCGGTGTCGATGCCGAGGTGCTGCGTCAGTTGGCACGTGATATGGCTAAACAACGCACCATGATCATGGGCGGCTGGGGTATTCAACGCCAGCACCATGGCGAGCAGCAACACTGGTTGCTGGTCACCGTGGCGGCAATGCTGGGCCAGATCGGCCTGCCTGGCGGCGGCTTTGGTTTCAGCTATCACTACTCTTCCGGTGGTAGCCCGACTGCCAAAGGCGGGATCCTTTCCGGGATCTCCGCGGGTAATGCGCCGAAGAACTCGCCTGCGCCTATTCCGGTAGCACGTATTGCCGAATGCCTGAGCAACCCGGGCAAGACGATCCACTTCAATGGAACGGATGTCACTTACCCAGACGTGAAGATGGTGTATGTGGCCGGTGGCAATACCTTCCACCAGCATCAGGACACCAATAACCTGGTGAAAGCCTGGCAGCGTCCGGAAACCATCGTGGTTAACGAACCTTACTGGACGGCCACCGCCAAGCATGCCGATATCGTGCTGCCCGCCACCACCAGCTATGAGCGTAACGATCTGGAAATGGGCGGCGACTATTCGCAGCTGTACGTCTTCCCGATGCATCAGTGCGTTCCGCCACAGCATGAGTCACGTAACGACTTCGATATTTTCGCCGCCATGGCGGCCAAACTCGGCGTGTTGGATGCCTTTACCGAAGGCAAAGACGAGACTCAGTGGCTAAAAGGCATGTATGACGACATGAAGCAGCAGGCACGAGCCGCCCGCGTTGCCTTACCGCCATTTGACATGTTCTGGCAATCGAACAATTACATTCGTTTCCCGATCCCGGAAGAGAACAAACAGTGGGTACGTTTCGCCGATTACCGTGAAAACCCGTTGCTCAATCCGTTGGGGACACCGTCCGGTAAGATTGAGATCTACTCCGATGCTATCTCCAAGATGGAGTATCTCGATTGCAAGGGGATCCCGACCTGGATGCCACCGCATGAATGGTATCGGGGTCCAGAGGCAGCAAAATATCCGCTGTCACTGAATACCGCACACCCTATCAATCGCTTGCATTCGCAGCTCGACAATACGCCACTGCGCAAAAAATATGCGGTGGCCGATCGTGAAGCCATCCTGATCCATCCAGAGGATGCCAAGGCGCGCAACATCACCAACGGTGATTTGGTGCGTGCCTTCAACGATCGCGGGCAAATCCTGGTTGGTGCTATCGTCAGTGAAGATGTGCGCCCAGGAGCAGTGCGGATCAGCGAAGGGGCCTGGTACGATCCGGCCGATCCCGCCACGCCGGGCTCGATCTGTAAGAACGGCAACGTCAACTGCCTGACTTTCGATATCGGCTCGTCGAGCCTGGCGCAGGGTAACTGTGGTCAGATGGCGCAATTGGAAATTGAAAAATATCAAGGACAAGTGCTGAAGAATACCGCGCATGATGTCCCTGCGGGTGCCTAA
- a CDS encoding NapC/NirT family cytochrome c, with the protein MSKKQTGFEKRRRWGWLWILLIGVILGAALLAGTATVFHKTSDTAFCVSCHTMQQPLAEYQGSVHFQNTKGIRAECADCHVPHQPLDYLWTKIRAVKDIYGEMTGTISTPEKYEAHKLAMAQSVWKTLKENDSATCRSCHSFDAMDITAQRPEARIQHPVAIKQGETCIDCHKGVAHILPDMSGAAQAGAAELAKAAAETSPTATTLFTIATEPFFLAPNDSHNAGNLMPSTEVHVVKQDGDKVLVDVSGWQQDGVSEVFYAAQGKRILSVLLGEEARKLLKTGKTMTDAETGLVWHQVSLQVWLPRKQLIDDQQKIWRYTADMMSANCTGCHGLTALDRFNANQWIGVIKGMAPRTSLTQEQLRVLTQYVQKHASDMQPATPAKI; encoded by the coding sequence ATGAGCAAAAAACAAACTGGCTTTGAAAAGCGGCGCCGGTGGGGGTGGCTTTGGATTTTGTTGATCGGGGTAATCCTCGGTGCAGCCTTACTGGCGGGGACCGCAACCGTCTTCCACAAAACCAGTGATACTGCCTTCTGCGTCTCCTGCCACACCATGCAACAACCGCTGGCCGAGTACCAAGGCAGCGTCCACTTCCAGAATACCAAGGGCATCCGCGCCGAATGCGCCGACTGCCACGTCCCACACCAGCCTCTCGATTACCTGTGGACCAAGATCCGTGCGGTGAAAGATATTTATGGCGAGATGACCGGGACCATCAGCACACCAGAAAAATACGAAGCGCATAAACTGGCAATGGCGCAATCGGTGTGGAAAACGCTTAAAGAAAATGATTCGGCTACCTGCCGTTCGTGCCACAGCTTCGATGCCATGGACATTACCGCCCAGCGCCCTGAAGCCCGTATTCAGCACCCGGTCGCCATCAAGCAGGGTGAAACCTGTATCGATTGTCATAAAGGCGTTGCACACATCCTGCCCGATATGAGCGGCGCGGCCCAGGCTGGCGCAGCAGAGTTGGCAAAAGCCGCGGCGGAAACGTCACCCACCGCGACGACGCTGTTCACCATCGCCACCGAACCTTTCTTCCTGGCGCCAAATGACAGCCATAACGCTGGTAATCTGATGCCTTCTACCGAAGTTCACGTTGTGAAACAGGATGGTGACAAGGTACTGGTTGACGTCAGCGGCTGGCAGCAAGATGGCGTGAGCGAAGTGTTCTATGCGGCACAGGGTAAACGTATCCTCAGCGTCTTGCTGGGTGAAGAGGCGCGCAAGCTGCTAAAAACCGGTAAAACCATGACCGACGCTGAAACCGGCCTGGTCTGGCATCAGGTTTCACTGCAGGTCTGGTTGCCACGCAAACAGCTGATCGACGATCAGCAAAAAATCTGGCGTTATACCGCCGATATGATGTCTGCCAACTGTACCGGTTGCCACGGCCTGACGGCCCTCGATCGCTTCAACGCCAACCAATGGATCGGCGTGATTAAAGGTATGGCTCCGCGCACTTCACTGACGCAGGAACAGCTGCGGGTTCTGACGCAATACGTTCAGAAACATGCCAGTGATATGCAGCCTGCCACACCAGCCAAGATTTAA
- a CDS encoding NUDIX hydrolase produces MTVATGVGVIIVNPQGQILLGKRCGTHAPFWSIPGGHLDAGETFEQCAQREIAEETGLQIGTPTFIGISNNLQTWLTEGKHTVSICMMVQHPGGEAVLKEPEKCAQWRWCSPDDLPEPHFEASRMAIHLWQNQQVYQPTC; encoded by the coding sequence ATGACGGTCGCAACCGGCGTTGGTGTCATTATTGTTAACCCTCAAGGGCAAATCCTGTTGGGCAAACGCTGCGGGACTCACGCCCCTTTCTGGTCCATTCCCGGTGGTCATCTGGATGCGGGTGAAACCTTTGAACAGTGCGCCCAACGCGAAATCGCCGAAGAAACCGGATTACAGATCGGCACTCCGACGTTTATTGGTATCAGCAATAATCTGCAAACCTGGCTTACCGAGGGAAAACATACGGTTTCGATATGCATGATGGTTCAGCACCCAGGCGGCGAGGCCGTATTAAAAGAGCCTGAAAAATGTGCGCAATGGCGTTGGTGCTCACCTGACGATCTGCCGGAGCCCCACTTTGAAGCCAGCAGAATGGCGATCCACTTATGGCAGAATCAGCAGGTTTATCAGCCAACATGTTGA
- the fruB gene encoding fused PTS fructose transporter subunit IIA/HPr protein has translation MFQLSPQDIHLGAAASGKQEAIRQVAAALTAAGCVNAAYVDGMLQRELQTSTYLGNGIAIPHGTTDTRDLVLNTGVQVFQFPQGIEWGEGQTAYVVIGIAARSDEHLALLRQLTHVLSDDSVAEQLAKTTSAEELRSLLMGEKLAAEFQFDASLIALDVAADALMTLQALNAGRLQKIGAVNAQFVSDVITRKPLNLGQGIWLSDSSEGNLASAATVSRPAQAFDEDGEKVALLLTVSVADQQPLAVLNYLSDLLLTNKAERLLNADAPGVLALLTSEVAEESSVLSAEYVVRNEHGLHARPGTALVNVIKQFSSEITVTNLDGSGKPANGRSLMKVVALGVKKGHHLRFTASGDDAEAALKAIGEAINEGLGEGAA, from the coding sequence ATGTTCCAGTTGTCACCGCAAGATATTCACCTGGGTGCCGCCGCCAGTGGCAAACAGGAAGCCATCCGGCAGGTTGCGGCAGCGCTGACCGCCGCCGGATGTGTCAATGCTGCTTATGTTGACGGCATGCTGCAACGCGAATTGCAGACATCCACTTACCTGGGTAATGGCATCGCCATTCCACATGGTACTACCGATACCCGCGATCTGGTGCTGAACACCGGTGTGCAGGTATTCCAATTTCCGCAAGGTATCGAATGGGGTGAAGGCCAAACGGCCTATGTGGTAATCGGTATTGCTGCGCGTTCTGATGAACACCTGGCACTGCTGCGTCAGCTTACGCATGTACTCAGCGATGACAGCGTGGCTGAACAACTGGCAAAAACCACGTCAGCTGAAGAGCTGCGTAGCCTGTTGATGGGCGAAAAGCTGGCGGCTGAATTCCAGTTTGATGCTTCTTTGATTGCTCTCGATGTGGCCGCAGATGCCCTGATGACGTTACAGGCTTTGAACGCGGGGCGCCTACAGAAAATCGGCGCGGTTAATGCTCAGTTCGTCAGTGACGTGATTACCCGTAAGCCGTTGAATCTGGGGCAGGGTATCTGGCTCAGCGACAGTAGCGAAGGCAATCTGGCCAGCGCGGCAACGGTGAGTCGTCCAGCACAGGCTTTTGATGAAGATGGTGAAAAAGTGGCGTTGTTACTGACGGTTTCCGTGGCCGATCAGCAGCCACTGGCGGTGTTGAATTACTTAAGCGATTTGCTGCTGACCAATAAAGCTGAACGCTTGCTGAACGCAGATGCCCCTGGTGTGCTGGCATTGTTGACCAGCGAAGTGGCAGAAGAAAGCTCAGTACTGAGTGCGGAATATGTGGTGCGTAATGAACACGGCCTGCACGCCCGCCCAGGCACCGCGTTGGTCAACGTGATCAAGCAGTTCAGCAGTGAGATTACCGTCACCAATCTTGACGGCAGCGGTAAACCGGCCAACGGTCGCAGCCTGATGAAGGTGGTGGCATTGGGTGTCAAGAAAGGCCATCACTTGCGCTTTACCGCCAGTGGTGACGATGCTGAAGCGGCGCTGAAAGCGATCGGCGAAGCTATTAATGAAGGTCTCGGTGAGGGAGCAGCATGA
- the fruK gene encoding 1-phosphofructokinase, which translates to MSRRVATITLNPAYDLVGFCPEIERGEVNLVRTAGLHAAGKGINVAKVLKDLGIDVTVGGFLGKDNQDGFQLLFSDLGIANRFQVVPGRTRINVKLTEKDGEVTDFNFSGFEVTAPDWERFVTDSLSWLGQFDMVAVSGSLPAGVAPEAFTEWMVRLRAQCPCIIFDSSREALVAGLKASPWLVKPNRRELEIWAGRPLPRLDDVVEAAHALREQGIAHVVISLGAEGALWVNASGAWIAKPPACEVVSTVGAGDSMVGGLIYGLLMRESSEHTLRLATAVAAQAVSQSNVGVTDRPQLAAMMARVDLKPFN; encoded by the coding sequence ATGAGCAGAAGAGTCGCAACCATTACCCTGAACCCGGCTTACGATCTGGTGGGGTTCTGCCCGGAAATCGAACGGGGTGAGGTAAACCTGGTAAGAACTGCAGGGCTACACGCGGCAGGTAAAGGGATCAACGTTGCCAAGGTACTGAAAGATTTGGGTATCGATGTGACCGTTGGCGGTTTCCTAGGTAAAGACAACCAGGATGGTTTCCAACTGCTGTTCAGCGATCTGGGCATTGCCAACCGTTTTCAGGTGGTGCCGGGGCGCACGCGTATTAACGTGAAACTGACGGAAAAGGATGGAGAAGTCACCGACTTCAATTTCTCCGGCTTTGAAGTAACGGCACCGGATTGGGAACGCTTCGTTACCGATTCTCTAAGCTGGCTGGGCCAGTTTGACATGGTGGCGGTCAGCGGCAGCTTGCCTGCCGGGGTTGCACCTGAAGCGTTTACTGAGTGGATGGTTCGCCTGCGTGCACAGTGTCCGTGCATCATCTTTGACAGTAGCCGTGAAGCGCTGGTGGCAGGCTTGAAAGCTTCGCCTTGGCTGGTGAAGCCGAACCGTCGCGAACTGGAAATTTGGGCTGGACGACCATTGCCGAGACTTGACGATGTGGTTGAGGCCGCCCATGCACTGCGTGAACAAGGTATCGCCCATGTGGTGATTTCTCTGGGGGCGGAAGGGGCATTGTGGGTTAACGCTTCTGGCGCCTGGATTGCCAAACCGCCAGCCTGCGAAGTGGTCAGCACCGTCGGTGCCGGTGACTCAATGGTCGGTGGCCTGATCTATGGCCTGCTGATGCGCGAATCCAGTGAGCATACTCTGCGTTTGGCCACTGCCGTGGCAGCTCAGGCCGTTAGCCAGAGTAATGTCGGTGTGACCGATCGTCCACAGTTGGCCGCGATGATGGCGCGAGTCGATCTGAAACCTTTTAATTGA